One part of the Paramormyrops kingsleyae isolate MSU_618 chromosome 2, PKINGS_0.4, whole genome shotgun sequence genome encodes these proteins:
- the lnpep gene encoding leucyl-cystinyl aminopeptidase — MEPFQGDRASLPRNMIENTMFEEEPDVVDLAKETPAYPLDPDDVVYEPRSSRLLVRGLGENDMDEDEEDYESSARLLGMSFMNRSSSLRPKTSNYARQDRAGSCSVPSTRTLIVGVFILVVAASVAMVIYFLPRCTFTKEGCHRENDTMELIYPRTSDGQLFPWTSLRLPDNIRPVHYELEIQPNLTTMTFNGKVSIQVNILNDTKMIVLHSSDMKIINVAVQSKKATFLEYKPWQQIAIKLTKDLKKDESCLLEIEYSANLSNKYMGFYNSSYIDKGHNKRVLVATQFEPLAARNAFPCFDEPAFKATFRIKINREDAYIALSNMPKNQTIKLPGGLLQDEFEKSLPMSTYLVAFIVANFSHVSRNASDTLVSVYAVPDKVDQLNYALDSAVKLLEFYNKYAEIKFPLKKLDLVAIPDFLAGAMENWGLITFRETALLVCNQSSLTDKQGVAAVIAHELAHQWFGNLVTMKWWNDLWLNEGFATYMEFKSVDTVFPELEIGNSFLSMRLRVLEKDSLNSSHPVSTEVSTPEQVEEMFDSVSYEKGASVLLMLSSTMSEEKFHKGVTDYLQKYKEKNADTEDFWKSLPLGKSYSVVEIMKTWTLQKGFPLVTVNRTGNRVTLSQEHFLFTADPTTKSEYLWHIPLTYVNDSCGSEPDCKQMFHLKDKTASFDVPGSAKWLKFNFKTEGFYIVTYEAEGWDALIYAINNNTEILAHEDRAGMINNLFMLSRVGKVSFRQIKNLLKYLHHETQPAPLMEALIQLDQIYNLLEKRQDTRQLSRMKAYILDLFGGLMDSQSWEEETSISKQELRSDLLTVACRYFRENCTKSAMLIFNQWMESNKTKRIPGDIMKVVFSVAAQSDSGWETLLSTYKYSMVDIDKRKMLVALASTDSVRRIVWLMQDTLEGSNIQTQELPLVLRTVSRNFAGHLYAWNFVKENWDTIIKKFPIGSFVLQDIIMSTTSQFSTERHLVEVQYFFASLKDKGSEMRCVSEAVETIKLNIQWMERNPDTLWN, encoded by the exons ATGGAGCCCTTTCAAGGCG ATCGGGCCTCTTTGCCTAGGAACATGATTGAGAACACTATGTTTGAAGAGGAGCCAGATGTTGTGGACCTGGCGAAAGAGACCCCAGCGTATCCTTTGGACCCTGATGATGTGGTCTATGAGCCCCGCAGCTCCCGTTTGCTGGTACGGGGCTTAGGAGAGAATGACATGGACGAGGATGAGGAAGACTACGAGTCCTCAGCCCGCCTGCTAGGCATGTCGTTCATGAATCGCAGCTCTAGCTTGCGGCCCAAAACTTCCAACTATGCCCGGCAGGATCGCGCGGGCTCCTGCTCAGTGCCCTCCACCCGAACTCTGATAGTGGGGGTCTTTATCCTGGTTGTGGCTGCCTCTGTGGCTATGGTCATATACTTTCTACCAAGATGCACATTTACTAAGGAGGGCTGTCACAGGGAGAATGACACAATGGAGCTCATCTACCCCAGGACCAGCGACGGACAGCTATTCCCCTGGACCTCACTGAGGCTGCCAGATAACATTCGGCCAGTGCATTATGAACTCGAAATCCAACCCAACCTGACCACCATGACGTTCAATGGAAAGGTTTCTATCcaagtaaatattttaaatgatacCAAAATGATAGTTTTACACAGCTCTGACATGAAAATCATTAATGTTGCCGTCCAAAGCAAGAAGGCTACGTTTCTGGAATACAAGCCTTGGCAACAGATAGCGATAAAGTTAACAAAGGACCTGAAGAAAGACGAAAGCTGCTTGTTAGAAATAGAATACAGCGCTAACCTTTCCAACAAATATATGGGCTTCTATAACAGCTCTTATATTGATAAAGGTCATAATAAAAG GGTTCTAGTAGCAACCCAGTTCGAACCTCTGGCTGCCAGGAACGCTTTCCCCTGCTTCGATGAACCAGCATTTAAAGCTACGTTTCGGATTAAGATAAATCGAGAAGATGCCTACATTGCCCTTTCTAACATGCCCAAG AATCAGACCATTAAGTTGCCCGGTGGGCTTCTGCAGGATGAATTTGAGAAGAGCCTTCCAATGAGCACATACCTGGTGGCATTCATTGTCGCAAATTTCTCCCATGTCAGCAGGAATGCTTCAGACACCTTG GTGTCTGTATATGCTGTTCCGGATAAGGTGGACCAGCTCAACTATGCACTGGATTCTGCAGTGAAGCTCTTGGAGTTTTACAACAAATATGCTGAGATAAAGTTCCCCTTAAAGAAACTGG ACCTGGTGGCCAttcctgacttcctggctgggGCCATGGAGAACTGGGGCTTGATCACGTTCCGTGAGACAGCCTTGCTGGTCTGCAATCAGTCGTCCCTTACGGACAAGCAGGGGGTGGCTGCTGTGATTGCCCATGAATTAGCACACCAG TGGTTTGGTAACCTAGTAACCATGAAATGGTGGAATGACCTTTGGCTGAATGAGGGCTTTGCAACGTACATGGAGTTCAAGTCTGTGGACACAGTCTTCCCGGAGCTTGAAATA GGCAACAGCTTTCTAAGCATGCGTCTCAGAGTGCTGGAAAAAGACTCACTAAATTCATCCCACCCCGTTTCTACAGAGGTGTCAACGCCTGAACAGGTGGAAGAAATGTTTGACTCTGTGTCCTATGAAAAG GGTGCTTCAGTCTTGCTCATGCTTAGTTCCACGATGTCTGAGGAGAAGTTCCACAAGGGGGTCACTGATTATTTACAGAAGTACAAAGAGAAGAATGCGGATACTGAAGACTTCTGGAAAAGTCTTCCATTG GGGAAGTCATACAGTGTAGTAGAAATAATGAAAACGTGGACCTTGCAGAAAGGCTTTCCCCTGGTAACTGTGAACAGGACGGGCAATCGTGTGACGCTGTCCCAGGAACACTTCCTCTTCACTGCGGACCCCACCACCAAGTCTGA ATATTTGTGGCACATCCCTTTGACGTACGTCAATGACAGCTGTGGCAGCGAACCAGACTGTAAACAAATGTTTCACCTCAAAGATAAAACAG CATCATTTGATGTTCCTGGGAGTGCAAAATGGTTGAAATTCAACTTCAAAACTGAGGGCTTCTACATTGTCACTTACGAAGCTGAAGGTTGGGATGCATTGATTtatgcaataaataataatacggAGATTCTGGCCCATGAAGATCGAGCTGGAATGATTAATAACCTCTTCATGCTCTCAAG GGTGGGTAAGGTTTCATTCAGGCAGATCAAGAACCTTTTGAAATATCTTCACCATGAGACCCAACCAGCCCCTTTGATGGAAGCTTTGATTCAACTTGACCAAATTTACAATCTGCTTGAAAAAAGACAGGACACGAGACAACTTTCAAGAATGAAG GCATACATTTTGGATCTCTTTGGGGGTCTGATGGACAGTCAGTCTTGGGAAGAGGAGACTTCCATCTCGAAACAAGAGCTGAGGTCAGACCTGTTGACTGTGGCCTGCCGCTACTTTAGAGAAAATTGCACAAAGAGTGCAATGCTCATATTCAACCAGTGGATGGAgtccaacaaaacaaaaag GATCCCCGGTGACATCATGAAAGTTGTGTTCTCAGTGGCCGCCCAAAGtgactctggctgggaaaccTTACTCAGCACCTACAAGTACTCCATGGTCGACATAGACAAGCGCAAGATGCTGGTGGCCCTGGCCAGCACGGATAGCGTCAGGAGGATTGTGTG GCTGATGCAGGATACATTAGAAGGGAGTAACATCCAGACACAAGAGCTTCCCTTAGTCCTCCGCACAGTCTCCAGGAACTTTGCCGGCCACCTCTACGCATGGAATTTTGTGAAGGAAAACTGGGATACAATCATTAAGAA ATTCCCCATTGGCTCCTTTGTATTGCAAGATATCATAATGTCCACGACCTCTCAGTTCTCCACAGAAAGGCACCTTGTGGAG GTACAGTACTTTTTCGCATCACTCAAAGACAAGGGCTCGGAAATGCGGTGTGTGAGTGAAGCGGTGGAGACAATCAAGTTAAATATCCAATGGATGGAGAGAAACCCGGATACCTTGTGGAATTGA